In the genome of Aureimonas sp. OT7, one region contains:
- a CDS encoding helix-turn-helix domain-containing protein → MPHEPVVLPPRFLRTKEAATFLSLSARTLEKHRTYGTGPAYRKLGGRVVYAIDDLEAWTERGAVTSTSDPRGSVLPAKRQSLPSGPQAGRYAR, encoded by the coding sequence ATGCCACATGAACCCGTCGTCCTGCCGCCGCGTTTTCTACGGACCAAGGAGGCCGCGACCTTTCTCAGCCTCTCGGCCCGGACCCTCGAAAAGCACCGCACCTACGGAACCGGGCCTGCCTATCGCAAGCTCGGCGGCCGTGTGGTCTATGCCATCGACGATCTCGAGGCCTGGACCGAGCGCGGCGCGGTGACCTCCACCTCCGATCCGCGTGGCTCAGTGCTGCCCGCCAAGCGTCAGTCGCTTCCGTCCGGCCCGCAGGCCGGTCGTTACGCCCGCTGA
- a CDS encoding DUF2285 domain-containing protein: MVVLTGVPSELGDSADVTPQNWRIDYAVENAGAEFHFPLGNGQKLQIFDGAIKGDAIAVAIVPLSLAGFDRIEAIQRFLSALHGRAIPPDTRLTRQQRARLRRMLRAFDGHRAGVTQQEIARVLLNTGRLERDEWQASSARHAIKALLRDARSMVAGGYRKLLRHRRPR, from the coding sequence GTGGTGGTGCTGACCGGGGTCCCTTCGGAACTTGGCGACAGCGCTGACGTCACTCCGCAGAACTGGCGCATCGACTACGCGGTCGAGAATGCAGGTGCGGAGTTTCACTTTCCGCTCGGCAACGGGCAGAAGCTCCAGATTTTCGACGGTGCCATCAAGGGGGACGCGATCGCGGTCGCCATCGTCCCTCTCAGCCTCGCCGGTTTCGACCGGATCGAGGCCATTCAACGCTTCCTTTCGGCCCTGCATGGTCGCGCGATCCCGCCGGATACGCGCCTGACACGCCAGCAACGCGCACGCCTCCGACGGATGCTGCGGGCCTTCGATGGCCATCGGGCCGGCGTCACGCAGCAGGAGATCGCGCGGGTTCTTCTGAACACCGGCCGGCTTGAGCGGGACGAATGGCAGGCGTCCTCGGCCCGTCATGCCATCAAGGCACTCCTGCGCGACGCCCGTTCCATGGTCGCCGGCGGTTATCGGAAACTCCTTCGTCATCGCCGCCCACGATAA
- a CDS encoding DUF6499 domain-containing protein → MTPDASTWRSSAQYDHLDELTASDLAWEWLRRNDDYDADFEASIADHGDPQPLTERIRQRWGLRFPCRSVGPATRCAGLLAPGGGHKCGGADRGPFGTWRQR, encoded by the coding sequence ATGACCCCTGACGCATCGACTTGGCGTTCGTCGGCGCAATACGACCATCTGGATGAACTGACGGCATCCGATCTGGCCTGGGAATGGCTGCGCCGCAATGACGATTATGACGCAGATTTTGAAGCCTCAATTGCCGACCATGGAGACCCCCAACCGCTGACCGAACGGATCCGGCAGCGATGGGGGTTGCGATTTCCCTGTCGATCCGTTGGTCCCGCCACCCGATGCGCCGGTCTTTTGGCTCCCGGCGGAGGACACAAGTGTGGTGGTGCTGACCGGGGTCCCTTCGGAACTTGGCGACAGCGCTGA
- a CDS encoding DUF2285 domain-containing protein has product MMGRPTQTFLDKPPSSQTLTSYDREHMKLYMRLLDAERDGADWREAVQVLFGLDPEHDPEHCRSIHDAHLARAHWMTEHGYRELVRESQRNS; this is encoded by the coding sequence ATGATGGGACGCCCGACACAGACTTTCCTCGACAAGCCACCGTCCAGCCAGACGCTGACGTCCTATGATCGCGAGCATATGAAACTCTACATGCGCCTGCTCGATGCCGAGCGTGATGGCGCCGATTGGCGCGAAGCTGTGCAGGTTCTCTTTGGCCTCGATCCCGAACATGACCCCGAGCATTGCCGGTCCATCCATGACGCTCACCTCGCCCGCGCGCACTGGATGACCGAACACGGCTACCGCGAGCTGGTCCGCGAAAGCCAGCGCAATTCCTGA
- a CDS encoding helix-turn-helix transcriptional regulator: protein MITARQSRAARALLGWTQETLADKAQVALTALKRLESQSGLEVFESTRDQVRRALEAAGIVFLSTDKGEGVLLQHDTVNTDKR, encoded by the coding sequence ATGATCACCGCTCGCCAATCTCGGGCTGCGCGCGCGTTACTGGGATGGACACAGGAGACGCTCGCCGACAAGGCCCAGGTCGCATTGACCGCACTCAAACGCCTCGAATCCCAAAGCGGGCTCGAGGTGTTCGAGTCCACCCGCGACCAGGTGCGCCGCGCTCTCGAAGCGGCCGGGATCGTTTTCTTGTCGACGGATAAGGGCGAGGGCGTGTTGCTGCAACACGATACGGTCAACACCGACAAACGGTGA
- a CDS encoding single-stranded DNA-binding protein, translating to MQNIVILAGNIGQAPETRTTQGGTGITHFTLATSRPRYSEGRVLRDENGYRVQDTEWHRITCFNGLGKTVQQHCDKGMKVLVRGRIHYTKWTDAAGVDRYGCEIIAETVDFLSRAKQTQNDDGKFIDDDDIPF from the coding sequence ATGCAGAACATCGTCATCCTCGCCGGCAACATCGGCCAGGCCCCCGAAACCCGCACCACCCAGGGCGGCACCGGCATCACCCACTTCACCCTGGCCACCTCGCGCCCCCGCTATTCGGAAGGCCGCGTCCTGCGCGACGAGAACGGCTATCGGGTCCAGGACACCGAATGGCACCGCATCACCTGCTTCAACGGCCTCGGCAAGACGGTCCAGCAGCATTGCGACAAGGGCATGAAGGTTCTGGTTCGCGGCCGCATCCACTACACGAAATGGACCGATGCCGCCGGGGTCGATCGCTACGGCTGCGAGATCATCGCCGAGACGGTCGATTTCCTGAGCCGGGCGAAGCAGACCCAGAACGACGACGGCAAGTTCATCGACGACGATGACATTCCGTTCTGA
- a CDS encoding DUF2493 domain-containing protein: MTNETYSAGDEPVHTSSQTDHTLTELQLYGWRPFQDEPDPRPLPEGNTVAAAVTDIFDALVATLGDTRLEPDLEELLWGTVNLFHRATGRVERDLDDNEQAQRRLQREQDGSEVKSVELERLTAEGQTLIERRASMELFRDLAAEAFEHHTGSAWRPRSGSMVNHRNLTAAMIDSRDFLAAKRRAETEVMLPAGPKVAVTGGADFNDHRLIWAKLDQVHAKHPEMVLLHGGSPKGAELIASRWADHRKVPQVAFRPDWTKHAKAAPFKRNDAMLDVLPVGVLVFPGTGIQENLADKARKLGIPVMKFDGGA; encoded by the coding sequence ATGACGAACGAAACCTATTCCGCAGGCGACGAGCCGGTCCACACCTCCTCCCAGACCGATCACACCCTCACCGAACTCCAGCTCTACGGCTGGCGCCCGTTCCAGGACGAACCCGATCCGAGGCCGCTGCCCGAGGGCAACACCGTCGCCGCCGCCGTCACCGACATCTTCGACGCCCTCGTCGCGACGCTCGGCGACACCCGCTTAGAGCCCGACCTCGAAGAGCTGCTCTGGGGGACCGTCAATCTCTTCCACCGCGCCACCGGCCGGGTGGAGCGCGATCTCGACGACAACGAGCAGGCGCAGCGCCGGCTTCAGCGGGAACAGGACGGCAGCGAGGTCAAGTCGGTCGAACTCGAACGCCTCACGGCCGAGGGGCAGACCCTGATCGAACGGCGCGCCAGCATGGAACTCTTCCGCGACCTCGCGGCCGAGGCTTTCGAGCACCACACCGGCAGTGCCTGGCGGCCGCGCAGCGGCTCGATGGTCAACCATCGCAACCTGACCGCCGCGATGATCGACAGCCGCGACTTCCTTGCCGCGAAGCGCCGGGCCGAGACCGAGGTGATGCTGCCCGCCGGCCCGAAGGTTGCCGTGACTGGCGGCGCGGACTTCAACGATCACCGCCTGATCTGGGCGAAGCTCGATCAGGTCCATGCCAAGCACCCCGAGATGGTGCTGCTGCACGGCGGGTCGCCGAAGGGAGCCGAACTGATCGCTTCCCGTTGGGCAGATCACCGCAAGGTGCCCCAGGTCGCCTTCCGGCCCGACTGGACCAAGCACGCCAAGGCGGCGCCGTTCAAGCGAAACGATGCCATGCTGGACGTGCTGCCGGTCGGCGTCCTCGTCTTCCCCGGCACCGGGATTCAGGAGAATCTCGCCGACAAGGCCCGCAAGCTCGGCATCCCGGTCATGAAGTTCGACGGCGGCGCGTAA
- a CDS encoding toprim domain-containing protein: protein MPRHDASELATRLGREAEAVCRHYLSSGHRAGRYWLVGDVQNTPGRSMFVRLTGPGSGKGAAGKWTDMATGEHGDLLDVIREALGLVDFKEVAEEARRFLALPHPEPEKTRTPTGSTSSSVPGSPEASRRLFAMAQPIHGTLAAIYLNGRAITSLSDTTALRYHPRCYYRPDESSPTEIRPALVAAVTDLAGQQTGAHRTWLAPEGSGKAAVETPRRAMGVLLGHAVRFGTAAEVLAAGEGIETVLSPRQVLPRMPMLAALSAAHLAAILFPPSLRRLYVVRDRDPAGDGARDGLAARAESLGIEAMSLTPLNGDFNDDLRRHGADALRARLKDQLHPEDVRRFMER, encoded by the coding sequence ATGCCGCGTCACGACGCCTCCGAACTGGCGACCCGTCTCGGCCGAGAGGCCGAGGCGGTCTGCCGCCACTATCTCTCGTCCGGCCACCGCGCCGGGCGATATTGGCTGGTCGGCGATGTGCAGAACACTCCTGGCCGCTCGATGTTCGTGCGCCTGACCGGCCCGGGTTCCGGCAAGGGCGCGGCGGGGAAATGGACCGACATGGCCACCGGGGAGCATGGCGATCTGCTCGACGTCATCCGCGAGGCGCTTGGCCTTGTCGACTTCAAGGAAGTGGCCGAGGAAGCGCGCCGTTTCCTTGCCCTCCCGCATCCTGAACCGGAGAAGACGAGGACGCCGACCGGCAGCACATCCAGCAGCGTGCCCGGTTCGCCTGAAGCGTCGCGCCGCCTCTTCGCCATGGCGCAGCCGATCCACGGCACCCTTGCGGCGATCTACCTCAACGGGCGGGCGATCACCTCCCTCTCGGACACCACCGCGCTGCGCTACCATCCGAGGTGCTACTATAGACCCGACGAGTCTTCACCCACCGAGATCCGGCCGGCACTCGTTGCCGCCGTCACCGATCTTGCGGGCCAGCAGACCGGCGCGCATCGCACCTGGCTCGCCCCGGAAGGTTCCGGCAAGGCGGCTGTCGAAACACCGCGGCGGGCGATGGGCGTCCTTCTCGGGCACGCTGTCCGCTTCGGAACCGCCGCTGAGGTTCTCGCCGCCGGCGAGGGCATCGAGACCGTGCTGTCGCCCCGTCAGGTTCTGCCCCGCATGCCGATGCTGGCGGCGCTTTCGGCCGCTCACCTCGCTGCCATCCTGTTCCCGCCGTCGCTGCGCCGGCTCTATGTCGTCAGGGATCGCGACCCGGCCGGGGACGGTGCAAGAGACGGCCTGGCCGCCAGAGCAGAGAGCCTCGGGATCGAGGCGATGTCGCTCACGCCGCTCAACGGCGATTTCAACGATGATCTGCGACGCCACGGCGCCGATGCCCTCCGGGCGCGTCTGAAGGATCAGCTTCATCCTGAAGACGTCCGCCGGTTCATGGAGAGGTGA
- a CDS encoding strawberry notch-like NTP hydrolase domain-containing protein, giving the protein MNMISASAAASATAPLPFDHDAETAACVFTAAGLLLPHLERGQRVDAATLRGAMEAAFGTSDATGAWDWKTAYDACEAATVLFLRKYGNALFRKAGSPSAILPQLTKIAGLLPTHTRRSEEAQTFQQFSTPIPLGFAAVTAAAITHADRVLEPSAGTGLLAILAEIAGGALLVNELAEVRAGLLSSLFPALSVTRFDAAQIDDHLDPGLIPTVVLMNPPFSVMAHVEGRVADAAFRHVASTLARLAPGGRLVTITGASFAPDNPAWTANWKRLQERGRVVFSAVIDGSVYAKHGTTIDTRLTVIDKLPAEDPAVFPAAPGVASDVATLMGWLAEQLPARLPVDPGLAVPVARPTAPRTVRGYVNRAARSAPDAPLAEPEAVPVAYEIVDWEPAEGGRLSDAIYEEYGLQTIRIAGAQAHPTQLVQSASMASIAPPKPSYRPVLPKDILGRLSEAQLETVIYAGEAHMGFLAGAWTVDDTLDNLAATPEDAKGAVRFRQGFMVGDGTGVGKGRESAAIILDNWMQGRRKAVWISKSDKLLEDAQRDWSALGMERLLVTPLSRFPQGAKITLNEGILFLTYATLRSDDRGERISRVRQIVEWLGSDFDGVVIFDEAHAMANAAGGKGERGDVAASQQGRAGLRLQHALPQARVVYVSATGATTVHNLAYAQRLGLWGGEDFPFSTRAEFVEAIEAGGVAAMEVLARDLRALGLYTARSLSFKGVEYELLDHELTPEQVRIYDSYADAFAIIHNNLDAAMQAANITGGEGGSGTLNRQAKSAARSAFESAKQRFFGHLLTSMKTPTLIRSITADLEAGHSSVIQIVSTGEALMERRLAEIPTEEWGDLKMDLSPREYVLDYLAHSFPVQLYEPFTDSEGNLSSRPVYRDGQLVESREAAARRDEMIANLASLPPVPGALDQIIQHFGTDTVAEVTGRSRRIVCKRGGGVTIDRLVVESRAGSANLAETQAFMDDQKRVLVFSDAGGTGRSYHAELSAKNTRLRVHYLLEAGWKADAAIQGLGRTHRTNQAQPPLFRPISTNVKAEKRFLSTIARRLDTLGAITRGQRQTGGQGLFRPEDNLESPYARDALRQLYLLLVRGKVEGCSLERFESATGLKLMDANGIKDELPAITTFLNRLLALTVELQGVLFSAFEQLLTARIEGAIASGIYDAGLETLRAESFTVTDRQVIYTHPRTGAETSLLTITERKRNRPVMLDAALAELDDPRAKLLINGRSGRAAVQIPTTSVMLDDGEIERRVRLIRPMEAHNIPIRMMGETHWVEADRDAFAAAWNAELAEVPEFADSTLHMVTGLLLPIWKRLPNESTRVYRLQSDAGERIIGRKVSPAWAANATTTGIAKVTPKDAFAALMEGRTILDLSEGLQLRRVRVMGVNRIELSGFTDTMRQRLTAYGLFHEIISWKLRMFVPVDASGPAVLAKLFDRWPVERIGEREAA; this is encoded by the coding sequence ATGAACATGATTTCCGCATCCGCGGCGGCATCCGCCACCGCGCCGCTTCCGTTCGACCATGACGCTGAGACCGCGGCCTGCGTTTTCACCGCTGCCGGTCTGCTGCTGCCGCATCTGGAACGCGGTCAGCGTGTCGACGCCGCCACGCTGCGCGGCGCCATGGAGGCCGCCTTCGGCACGTCCGATGCCACCGGCGCTTGGGACTGGAAGACCGCCTATGATGCCTGCGAGGCGGCGACCGTCCTCTTCCTGCGCAAATACGGCAATGCACTTTTCCGCAAAGCCGGGTCTCCGTCGGCAATCCTGCCGCAGCTTACGAAAATTGCCGGGCTCCTGCCGACCCACACCCGGCGTTCCGAGGAAGCGCAGACCTTCCAGCAGTTCTCCACCCCGATCCCTCTCGGCTTCGCTGCGGTGACGGCGGCGGCGATCACGCACGCCGACCGCGTGCTGGAGCCCTCGGCCGGCACCGGGCTCCTCGCCATCCTGGCCGAGATCGCCGGCGGTGCGCTGCTCGTCAACGAACTGGCCGAGGTCCGCGCCGGCCTGCTTTCCTCCCTCTTTCCGGCCCTGTCCGTCACCCGCTTCGACGCCGCCCAGATCGACGATCATCTCGATCCCGGCCTGATCCCGACAGTGGTGCTGATGAACCCGCCGTTCTCGGTCATGGCCCATGTCGAGGGCCGCGTGGCTGATGCCGCCTTCCGCCATGTCGCCTCGACGCTGGCGCGCCTTGCGCCCGGCGGGCGGCTCGTCACCATCACCGGCGCGAGCTTCGCCCCCGACAATCCGGCCTGGACGGCTAACTGGAAACGGCTGCAGGAGCGCGGCCGCGTGGTCTTCTCGGCCGTCATCGATGGATCGGTCTATGCCAAGCACGGCACCACCATCGACACGCGGCTGACCGTCATCGACAAGCTGCCCGCCGAAGACCCGGCGGTGTTCCCGGCAGCGCCCGGTGTGGCGTCGGATGTTGCCACCCTGATGGGCTGGCTGGCGGAGCAGCTTCCGGCCAGGCTTCCCGTCGATCCCGGCCTGGCCGTGCCGGTGGCACGACCGACCGCGCCGCGCACCGTGCGCGGCTATGTCAACCGCGCCGCGCGATCCGCGCCCGACGCGCCCCTTGCGGAACCGGAGGCCGTGCCGGTCGCCTACGAGATCGTGGATTGGGAACCGGCCGAGGGCGGCCGCCTCTCCGACGCGATCTACGAGGAATACGGTCTTCAGACCATCCGCATCGCCGGGGCGCAGGCGCATCCGACCCAGCTCGTGCAGTCGGCCTCGATGGCGAGCATCGCGCCGCCGAAGCCGAGCTATCGTCCGGTGCTGCCCAAAGACATTCTCGGCAGGCTGTCCGAGGCGCAGTTGGAGACGGTGATCTATGCCGGCGAGGCCCATATGGGATTCCTCGCCGGGGCTTGGACGGTGGACGACACGCTCGACAATCTTGCTGCCACGCCGGAGGACGCCAAGGGCGCCGTCCGCTTCCGCCAAGGGTTCATGGTCGGCGATGGCACCGGCGTCGGCAAGGGCCGGGAATCCGCAGCGATCATCCTCGACAACTGGATGCAGGGGCGGCGCAAGGCGGTCTGGATCTCGAAGTCCGACAAGCTGCTGGAGGATGCGCAGCGCGACTGGTCGGCGCTTGGCATGGAGCGGCTGCTGGTCACGCCGCTGTCGCGATTCCCGCAAGGCGCAAAGATCACCCTGAACGAAGGCATCCTATTTCTAACCTATGCCACGCTGCGCTCCGACGACCGCGGAGAAAGGATTTCCAGGGTCAGGCAGATCGTCGAATGGTTGGGTTCCGACTTCGATGGAGTGGTGATTTTCGACGAGGCGCACGCAATGGCCAATGCCGCAGGAGGCAAGGGAGAACGCGGCGATGTCGCCGCCAGCCAGCAGGGCCGTGCCGGGCTGCGCCTCCAGCACGCCCTGCCGCAGGCCCGCGTGGTCTATGTCTCGGCCACCGGCGCCACCACCGTCCACAATCTCGCCTATGCGCAGCGGCTCGGTCTCTGGGGCGGCGAGGATTTCCCATTCTCGACCAGGGCGGAGTTCGTCGAGGCGATCGAGGCCGGCGGCGTCGCGGCGATGGAGGTGCTGGCGCGCGACCTGCGGGCGCTTGGCCTCTACACCGCCCGCTCGCTGTCCTTCAAAGGCGTGGAATACGAGTTGCTCGACCACGAACTGACCCCTGAACAGGTCCGCATCTACGACAGCTATGCCGATGCCTTCGCCATCATCCATAACAATCTCGATGCGGCGATGCAGGCCGCCAACATCACCGGCGGCGAGGGCGGGTCCGGCACGCTGAACCGGCAGGCCAAGTCCGCCGCCCGCTCGGCCTTTGAGAGCGCCAAGCAGAGGTTCTTCGGGCACCTGTTGACGTCGATGAAAACCCCGACGCTGATCCGGTCCATCACGGCCGATCTGGAAGCGGGACATTCTTCCGTCATCCAGATCGTCTCGACCGGCGAGGCGCTGATGGAACGGCGGCTGGCAGAGATCCCCACCGAGGAATGGGGCGATCTGAAAATGGACCTGTCGCCGCGCGAGTATGTCCTAGACTACCTCGCTCATTCCTTCCCGGTGCAGCTTTATGAGCCGTTCACGGATTCGGAGGGCAACCTGTCGTCGCGCCCGGTCTATCGTGATGGCCAGCTGGTCGAGAGCCGCGAGGCCGCGGCCCGGCGCGACGAGATGATCGCCAACCTCGCCAGCTTGCCGCCGGTTCCCGGCGCGCTCGACCAGATCATCCAGCATTTCGGCACCGACACGGTGGCGGAGGTCACGGGCCGCTCGCGTCGTATCGTCTGCAAGCGCGGCGGCGGCGTTACCATCGACCGGCTCGTCGTGGAAAGTCGCGCCGGTTCGGCCAACCTGGCCGAGACGCAAGCCTTCATGGACGATCAGAAGCGGGTGCTGGTGTTCTCCGATGCCGGCGGCACCGGGCGCAGCTATCACGCCGAACTGTCAGCGAAGAACACCCGGCTGCGCGTCCATTACCTGCTCGAAGCCGGCTGGAAGGCGGACGCCGCCATCCAGGGCCTTGGCCGGACGCATCGCACCAATCAGGCGCAGCCGCCGCTGTTCCGGCCGATCTCGACCAATGTGAAAGCCGAGAAGCGCTTCCTCAGCACGATTGCCCGCCGCCTCGACACTTTGGGCGCGATCACGCGCGGCCAGCGCCAGACCGGCGGCCAGGGCCTGTTCCGGCCCGAGGACAATCTGGAAAGTCCCTACGCCCGCGACGCGCTGCGCCAGCTCTATCTCCTGCTGGTGCGCGGCAAGGTCGAGGGATGTTCGCTCGAACGCTTCGAATCCGCCACCGGGTTGAAACTGATGGACGCGAACGGCATCAAGGACGAGCTGCCCGCCATCACGACTTTCTTGAACCGGCTGCTGGCGCTGACCGTCGAGCTTCAGGGCGTTCTCTTCAGCGCTTTCGAGCAGCTTCTGACCGCGCGGATCGAGGGCGCCATCGCGTCCGGCATCTATGACGCTGGGCTGGAGACGCTGCGCGCCGAGAGCTTCACCGTCACCGACCGTCAGGTGATCTACACCCATCCCCGCACCGGGGCCGAGACCAGCCTGCTGACGATCACCGAACGCAAGCGCAACCGGCCCGTCATGCTCGATGCCGCCCTAGCGGAACTCGACGATCCGCGCGCGAAGCTCCTGATCAACGGGCGCTCAGGCCGCGCGGCGGTGCAAATCCCCACCACCAGCGTCATGCTGGACGATGGCGAGATCGAGCGCCGCGTCAGGCTGATCCGGCCGATGGAAGCACACAATATCCCCATCAGGATGATGGGCGAGACCCATTGGGTCGAGGCCGACCGGGACGCATTCGCTGCGGCCTGGAATGCGGAACTTGCGGAGGTGCCGGAGTTCGCAGACAGCACCCTGCATATGGTGACGGGCTTGCTGCTGCCGATCTGGAAACGGCTGCCGAACGAGTCCACCCGCGTCTATCGCCTCCAGTCTGACGCGGGCGAGCGCATCATCGGCCGCAAGGTCTCCCCGGCCTGGGCCGCGAACGCGACCACGACCGGCATCGCGAAGGTCACGCCGAAGGATGCTTTCGCGGCGCTGATGGAAGGCCGGACGATCCTCGATCTCTCCGAGGGCCTCCAGCTTCGCCGGGTCCGCGTCATGGGGGTGAACCGCATCGAGCTTTCCGGCTTCACCGACACCATGCGCCAGCGTCTCACGGCATACGGCCTCTTCCACGAGATCATCTCCTGGAAGCTGCGCATGTTCGTGCCAGTCGATGCCAGCGGACCCGCCGTGCTGGCCAAGCTCTTCGACCGCTGGCCGGTCGAGCGCATCGGTGAACGGGAGGCAGCCTGA
- a CDS encoding antirestriction protein: MALPELASQSAIRVPDERRMDFLPRLFGRRLLIIGEHTVFRFMEILSPGDYGGGLWDFYERAGQPLYLAPTSKPRCRLFCEGNGFEGEVSSDAAGIIATLFAFSHLSFRYDDDELAEGYGRLYEHAADHAEAAAIFQAID; encoded by the coding sequence ATGGCTTTGCCCGAACTTGCTTCCCAATCCGCAATCCGCGTCCCCGACGAGCGCCGCATGGACTTCCTGCCGCGCCTTTTTGGCCGGCGCCTGCTCATCATCGGCGAGCATACCGTCTTTCGCTTCATGGAGATACTCAGCCCCGGCGATTACGGCGGCGGGCTCTGGGATTTCTACGAACGCGCCGGCCAGCCGCTCTATCTCGCGCCGACCTCAAAGCCCCGTTGCCGCCTGTTCTGCGAAGGCAACGGCTTCGAGGGCGAGGTCTCAAGCGATGCCGCCGGGATCATCGCCACGCTCTTCGCCTTCTCGCATCTTTCCTTCCGCTACGATGACGACGAACTCGCCGAGGGCTATGGTCGCCTCTACGAGCATGCCGCCGATCACGCGGAGGCGGCGGCGATTTTCCAGGCCATCGACTGA
- a CDS encoding type II toxin-antitoxin system prevent-host-death family antitoxin yields MRVSVTEAKGQLTELVKRAEAGDEVILTRRGHEVARLVPVAVVATPKGRRALMERVRATARGKALPGAAAARSQDFLYGDDGMPA; encoded by the coding sequence ATGAGGGTTTCTGTCACCGAGGCGAAGGGGCAGCTCACCGAACTGGTGAAGCGGGCCGAAGCCGGCGACGAGGTGATCCTGACGCGGCGGGGCCACGAGGTCGCCCGCCTCGTGCCGGTTGCCGTGGTGGCGACCCCGAAAGGCCGGCGCGCGCTGATGGAGCGGGTCCGGGCCACGGCGCGGGGCAAGGCATTGCCCGGCGCGGCTGCCGCGCGCAGCCAGGATTTCCTCTACGGGGATGACGGGATGCCGGCATGA
- a CDS encoding type II toxin-antitoxin system VapC family toxin — translation MIAVDTSALMAIVLDEPQAETCMVAIEAADGLLISAGTVAEALIVAGRRNVGEEIAALVEGLGFEVVSVTEASARRIAEAYARWGKGVHPAGLNYGDCFAYEVASERGCPLLFVGDDFSRTDLLSVL, via the coding sequence ATGATCGCCGTCGATACCTCGGCGCTGATGGCCATCGTGCTGGACGAGCCGCAGGCCGAGACCTGCATGGTGGCGATCGAGGCGGCAGACGGCCTGCTGATCTCGGCCGGAACAGTGGCCGAGGCGCTGATCGTCGCCGGGCGGCGCAATGTCGGTGAAGAGATCGCCGCCCTGGTCGAGGGCCTTGGGTTCGAGGTGGTCTCCGTCACTGAAGCCTCGGCACGCAGGATCGCCGAAGCCTATGCCCGCTGGGGCAAGGGCGTTCATCCCGCCGGACTCAACTACGGGGATTGCTTCGCCTATGAGGTCGCCAGCGAACGCGGCTGCCCGTTGCTCTTCGTCGGCGACGACTTCTCACGGACGGACCTGCTGTCGGTTCTGTGA
- a CDS encoding antitoxin gives MPDVIETTVYRLDELSEAAKDNARAWYREGGFDYDWYDAVYEDFRRIADILGIRIKTRTVRLMGGGVRQEPCIWFTGFWSQGDGAAFEGHYSYRKGTAAEIRTYAPKDVELHRIADALHQAQRRNFYQLTAEATHRGRYYHEYCMAISVTRDSPTWQDMTADAEETVMEALRDLARWLYRQLEREYDYLTSDEAVDEAIVANEYSFTVDGKRFG, from the coding sequence ATGCCTGACGTCATCGAAACCACGGTCTATCGGCTCGACGAGCTTTCCGAAGCCGCGAAAGACAATGCCCGCGCCTGGTATCGCGAGGGCGGCTTCGACTACGATTGGTACGATGCCGTCTATGAGGATTTCCGGCGGATCGCGGACATCCTCGGCATCCGCATCAAGACCCGCACCGTCCGCCTCATGGGCGGCGGCGTGCGACAAGAGCCTTGCATCTGGTTTACGGGCTTCTGGTCGCAGGGCGATGGCGCCGCGTTCGAAGGCCACTATTCCTATCGCAAAGGCACGGCGGCGGAAATCCGTACCTATGCGCCGAAGGATGTGGAGCTGCACCGCATCGCGGATGCCCTGCACCAGGCGCAACGCCGCAACTTCTACCAGTTGACCGCCGAGGCGACCCATCGGGGGCGATACTATCACGAATACTGCATGGCGATCTCGGTCACCCGCGACAGCCCGACCTGGCAGGACATGACCGCCGATGCCGAGGAGACCGTCATGGAGGCATTGCGCGATCTCGCCCGTTGGCTTTATCGCCAGCTTGAGCGCGAATACGACTACCTGACTTCGGATGAGGCGGTCGATGAGGCCATCGTTGCCAACGAATACAGCTTCACAGTTGATGGAAAGCGCTTCGGCTGA
- a CDS encoding thermonuclease family protein encodes MLSHIVISVLLCTASCEPAEIRVWDGDSIRLGMGQQSEAVRIFNIDAPEMEGRCIHETDLARQAKIRLAEILQGRRVEILRQGTDRYGRTLAAIRVEGRDVGDILVDEGLARTWAGRREPWC; translated from the coding sequence ATGCTCAGCCATATCGTCATCTCCGTCCTGCTCTGCACGGCTTCCTGCGAACCGGCGGAAATCCGCGTCTGGGACGGTGACTCGATCCGGCTGGGTATGGGACAGCAGTCCGAAGCTGTTCGGATATTCAACATCGACGCTCCCGAAATGGAGGGCCGCTGCATCCATGAAACCGACCTTGCCCGGCAAGCGAAGATCAGGCTGGCGGAAATCCTGCAAGGTCGGCGGGTCGAAATCCTGCGTCAGGGGACCGACCGCTATGGCCGGACCCTGGCGGCGATACGCGTCGAAGGCCGCGATGTCGGCGATATTCTCGTCGATGAAGGGCTGGCGAGAACCTGGGCCGGGCGGCGTGAGCCCTGGTGCTGA